The genomic region TCAGATTAACGTTGGCATGATTTTTCATAGAGcatactctttttttccttgtttcctcCTTCTGTCGTATTAAGGCCCTATTGACTTCGGTCcctgttaataaataaataaatttagtgattATTATGGTCATTGGTATCAATAAGGACCCAAACAATGGGTCCTTAACATCTCAGCAGAACTTCACAGCTCTCTTTAATACTAATGTTCCTCCTGACCCATGCatctatacataaaatattaatgagcAAACATAGTACTAGACTTTGAGAATATGCAGATGAAGGAAGTGATATCTCTGCTCTTGCATGTAAGACCATTGTTTAGCTATTCTTTATAGTGGATACCGAATCATGATCCTTGTCTTCTCCCACTCTTCTGACATTCTCATAGCTTTTCATTTAACTGTGAAACAATAAAATGTTGAACACAATCTCAAAGAGCTGATGCCATCATGGTAGTATTGAGATGCTGGTGGGGAGCTAGGAGCCCTGGATCCATGTCCTTCTTCTGAGTGAATCTGGCCAAGTCAGTAGCCTCTCtgagctttatttttgtttttatttttttgagatagagtctcgctcttgtggcccaggctggactgcagtggcatgatcttggctcactgcaacctctccctcccgggttcaagtgattctcctgcctcagcctcctgactagctgggattacaggcacccgccaccacgcctggctaattttttgtatttttagtagagacagggtttcaccgtgttagccaggatggtctcgatctcctgacctcatgatctgcctgcctctgcctcccaaagtgctgggattacaggcatgagccaccacgcctggctatctctgtctgtctgtctgtctgtctctctctctctctctctctctctctctatatatatatatatatatattttttttaaatggaagtcttgctgtattgcctaggctggtcttgaatgttgggttcaagtgatcttcctgcctcagcttcccaagtagctgggattacagatgcacaccactgtgcctggctggactTCAATTTTCACAATTTCAAGAGTGTTATTAAATTAAGTGACCTGAGAAACTTATGCCTATGACTGATTATAGTGACATTTAAGTGACCTGAGAAATTAATGCCTATGacataatgattaaaaaataatttttaataatttttattacccCAACTTAGGTATAATTTCTTGCCTCCCTGCTCATTGCCCTAGgctttcatttgctttttccttaaaaaagcTTTGATCCCTAGTGTTTGGTGTCATTGAGGGTTGGGTTAGATATCCAGAGACTTACTTTTCAGTAATACAAAATTTTTCACAGATATATTTCTGTTTAAAGTTGTTTCTGTTGCCTCCACAGCCACTGAAGACAAAGGGCTCACATAAAAATGTCAAAGTGTTGTAGTAGAATCTGGTCAAATGTATTTTACAGGTGCCCTTCATTGGAGGATAGTTGCAGTATTCTGTGAATGAGAATTCCAGAGTCAGGTTTTCTTTACTACCTTTTTGACATTCTTGTTCTCACAGGCTCAGACTCCTAAAACTTTCAAGCCACATAAATCTAGCTAATTTTACCTCTGGGGAACAAGACAGAGTTCCCTAAGCATATGGGGAAATTATTCCAGACTACAGACTGGGTCCATGACGCAGAGAGAAATAGAGGACAATGAGGTACTTACACTACTTTAGAGCTGAAAACAAGAAAGACCTGAGGTTTCCTTCATCCTTCCCAGTAAACATACCCCATTTCCTGACTCTCCACATGCTTCCCATGTCACTGGAAGTGAACAAATCATCGGCTTCCTCAAGGACACAGTTCAGAGCCCTTACTTTTGCTTTCTCCTCCCCGCCCGCCAGAGTCTGCACAAATACACAAGCTGAAAAGACCTCTCACCCACTACACCTACCCTGAAGGACAGGTTTAAAATGTCCACTCCTGCAGATCTTCCTTTCCTCCGTCAGTCTGTTTCCTCTCCTATCCAGCCCCACTTTTGCCTACTCATCCAGACTCACCTGGTTTTTCTGAGACCATGGAGATTAAGTGGTCAGAGCAGAAGCCATGATAACCgagtgggagacagagaaagagttAATGTTAGTCTTCTTGAAGCCCAACGgcaattccttttttctttttcttttttaattgagatggagcctcgctgtgtcgcccaggagggagtgtagtggcgctatctcggctctcgttgcaacctctgctgcccgggttcaagtgattcttgtgcctcagcctcctgagtagctgggactacaggtgtgcaccaccacgccttgctaatttttgtatttttagtacccacggggttttgccacgttggccaggctgttctcgaactcctgacctcaggtgatccacctgccttggcctcccaaagtgctgggattacaagggtgagccactgtgcctggccacccaATTGCAATTCTCATCCATGATTGGGAACTGCCCCTTTTGCCTTGAGTGTTTCATAGATGCTCATATGAATTTGAATGAataacaaattaatttaaataagtaGGGTGGGAGTGCTCTATACATATATGGGAGAATGATGGCCTCTGCATATCTGTATCAGTGGAATATAACGTAGCGGTTCTACACATATGTGTTGAATAGACTTAAAACTCATCTaatgcacagacacacactccAACAAAGGAATTTCTTGGACTCCTCTGAAATCAATCCCATTTTCATAACCCCTACTCTTATACTGAAATCTCATGGATAAAACTTAAGTTGATTCTACcttctgtcttcctccttctccactcCATAGAGGAAACTCAATGTAATTCTCTGAATCAGATGTCCTAGAGCCATATGGTTTGAGATAAAAAGGGGACTTGATTCTAATTACTGGCAGCAACATCACCCAGGCTGCCCAGACCTCCCTCTCCTTCACAGTGTCACACTGGTCTgccctttctgtttttctttacctCCAAGATGTCCACTTTCACATAACTGTTTTCTGAGTTGTAGAGGAAATATGTCCCCTGAAGGTGTGTGGAGAAGCATGGACAAGATGAGGAGCCATAGAGAAAAGTGAGCCCATTCAGGCTTCATGGTGTTGCAGACAGCAGATAGAAGAATCCTGGACTTGGCTGAAATTATATCTGAAGGGTTGGCTCTCCTTCTCATGTGAGAAGTTGAATTCATATCTCTGATTTTTATCTTCCCAGGGCTTAAGCCTGGGCAGGGTTCTGGTGCATCCAGAATCAGCCTTGTGAGCAGGACAGTAAGTTCTTGGGTACCCAGCCATGCAGCTTGAAAGACCATGCCTTGTCAGAGCCCTACTGATTAACCTCagccttccctccttctttcctccacaTCTAGGGATCATGACCACTTATCGCTCAGGACATCAACATCTCTATAATGAACAGTTGTAAATAAATTCTTACCAATGCTTTAATATATACATGTGAATACCTGAAAGCAAATTAACTAAGGCTTCAACCTAAGAAACTGGAACAAAACAGCAAAGTAAGTAAAGGGAAAGTAGACAGAGGATAATTGAAGAAAGTAGTTGAAATtagtgaattagaaaaaaagaaaccctaaaattgccaaataaaactaaaagtctgtactttaaaaatatcattaaaatagacAAAACTGCCAAGAATGGCTGgaaaaaacatagaagaaataaacACGTTCAGTAATAGAAATGTGAAATGGATAGAACTCAAACATAGAGGAGAGAAAAAATTTACCAGGAAATAGTCTTGCtcctgatcttaaaggaaaacttttaaatttctcccATTAAGTTTGATGCTATCtctgggtttttcataaatgtgcTTTtttaggttgaggaagttcccttctgttCTTAATTTGAGGAgcgtttttatcataaaagggtgacagatttttgtcaatttttttttctgtgtctattgagttGATTATGTTGGTTATGTCCTTTGCTGTGTTAAAGTGGTATATTACATTGGTTTCTGCATGCTTGAATAACCTTGCATTCTTGGGACAAATTCCATTGGATTTGATTATGGTGTGTAATCTTTTTTTTATATGTGGCTGAATCTTTTTACTAAtagtttttgagaatttttgtgcCTATGTTCATAGGGactattggtctgtagttttctttttttatgatatCTTTGTCTGTAgtactggcctcacagaatgagttggaAAGTATTCCATCCTCTTCtatattttggaagagtttgtaaaTTATTAGAGTTAATTCTCTAAAAGTTTAGTAGAGTTCTCCATTGAAATCATCTGAGcttgggctttcctttgtggaaTATTTTTTGATTAGTGATTTGGTGTCTACTCTTTATAGATGTATTCacatttcccatttattttaagtcagttttggtagttgttgtctttttaagaatttgttcatttcatctaagttatctaattttTTAGCATACAGATATTCCCAGGATTcctttataatcattttaatttctggATGTGTTTGCTTCCACCAAGAGCGTGCGCCTTGTCCAGCTCGAGTACGGCTGTAGGTATCCCTGGGCAGCGACCCCTCCTGGCTCAGTGTGAGGACAGGAATCTGCTAAGGCTCCGTAGCCAACTTGCTAGGCCTCGGTCTATCCAGCACTAGTTTAAGAGCGGGAGAATCTAGCTTCAAACTGCACCTCTGCTTGTGACCTTGCACAAGCCTCTACCTGGCTTTGGGCCTTGGTACCCATCTTGGCTGATTGATTAAGATGCCCTACAAGTTTCCTTTTAGTTTTGACAATGTTTCCTGTATTCACCTAGGGCAGGGATTCTAAACTGATTTTAGATATTAGGGGCCTCTTTGAGAATGGTTTGCCCTTTTCTTAGAAACACGCTTcactgggtgccgtggctcacacctgtaatcccagcaccttgggaggtggaggcaggcagatcacttgaggccaggagttcaagacccacctggccaacatggtgaaaccctgtctctactaaaaatacaaaaattagctgggcatggtggtgtgtgcctgtaatcctggctacttgggaggctgaggcaggagaatcgtcggaacctgggagacggaggctggccactgtactccggcctaggtgacagagtgagactccatctcaaaaaaaaaaaaaaaaaaaaaaaaaaaaaaaaaaaaaaaattacaatactgTGAATAGCCACAACTGTGAAGTTAGGAAAGCCCAGTTGAAGCAAGAGATGGGTAGTGCTTCATCTAGCCAAAGAGTTTGAAGTGGTTCTGGAAACTTTGGTGGTGGTCTTGGAGGTGGCTTTAGTGGGAATGACAACTTTGGTCATGGAGGAAACTTCAGTGGTTGTGGTGGCTTTggtggcaggcatggtggtggtggataTGGTGGCAATGGGGATGGCTATAATGGATTTGGTAATGACGGAAGCAATTTTGGAGGTAGTGGAAGCTACAATGATTTTGGCAATTACAACAATAAGTCTTCAAATTTTGGATTCATGAAGGGAGGCAACTTTGGAGGCAGAAGCTCTGACCCCTATGGTGGTGGAGGCCAATACTTTGCCAAACCACAAAACCAAGGTGGCCATGGAGGTTCCAGTAGCAGTAGTAGCTATGGCCGtggcagaagattttaattacTTCTAGGAAACAAAGCTTagcaggagaggagagccagagaagtgacagggaagCCACAGGTTACAACAGATCTGTGAAtgtagccaagcacagtggtggcaGGGCCTAGCTGCTACAAAGAAGACATGCTTTAGACAAATATTCATGTGTACGGGCAAAAAACTCGAGGACTGTATTTGTGACTAATTGAATAACATGtttttttagtttctgttctgtggaaagtataaagcattccaacaaagggttttaatgtagatttttttttttttgttgcacCTGTGCTGTTGATTGCTAAATGTCTGACCATGTGCTGAAtaaatctgtcttttctttttttaaaatgtacttctagttataatttttgtcttaaagtctatgTATTAGGGTACTCCAGAGGAACAGaaccaatgaaacaaaaccaaTGTTAGAGAATTGGCTTGTGTGATTGTAGGGATGGACAAATCTGAAATTTGCAGGGCATGCTCGCAGGCTGGAGGTTCAGGAAAGAGGTGATGTTGCAGTTTTGAGTTCAAAGGCAGTCTGGAGTCAGAATGCCTCCTTCCTCTGTGGGACCTCAGTCTGTTTCCTCTTaaggctttcaactgattggatgaggcccacctgcATCATGAAGGGTAATCTCTTTTACTCAAAGTCTACAAATTTAAATATcaatcatatatgtgtgtgtgtgtgtgtgtgtgtatatatatatatatatatatatatttttttttttttttttttttttttgagacagagtctcactctgttgccaaggctggagtgcaatggtgctatcttggctcacttcaacttctgctgcctgtgttcaagcaattctcctgcctcagcctcccaagtagctaggattacaagcacccaccaccacgactggctaatattttttttgtatttttagtagagatggggtttcaccatgttggccaggctggtcttgaactcctgatctcagctgatccgcccaccttggtctcccaaagtgctgggattacaggcgtgagccaccgccttccacaatggttgagctaattgaattcccaccaacagtgtaaaagcgttcttatttctctgcaacctcttcAGCATCACCATTCCgactagcatgagatggtatctcactgtggttttgatttgcatttctctaatgatcggtgatgttgagcttttttacatatgtttgttggctgcatatatatcttcttttttttttttttttgagatggagtcttgctctgttgcccaagctggagtgcagtggccggatctcagctcactgcaagctccgcctcctgggtttatgccattctcctgcctcagcctcccaaatagctgggactacaggcgctttttttttttttttttttttttttttttttttttttgaggcggagtctcgctctgtcgcccaggctggagtgcagtggcgatgatctcggctcagccacctacaggcgccgccaccacacccggctaattttttttgtatttttggtggagacggggtttcttttttcgccaggctagttttttgtatttttagtagagacagggtttcaccgtgttagccaggctggtctcgatctcctgacctcgtgatccgcccgtctcggcctcccaaagtgctgggattacaggcttgagccaccgcgcccggccgaagacggggtttcattgtgttagccaggatggtctcgatctcctgacctcgtgatccgcccgtctcggcctcccaaagtgctgggattacaggcttgagccactgcgcccggcctatatcttcttttgagaagtatctgttcatgtcctttgcccactttttaatgggattgtttgttcttttcttgtaagtttgtttaagttctttgtagattcctgatattagacctttgtcagatggatagattgcaaaaatgtacTCCATAtttgtaagttgcctgttcagtctgatgataatttcttttgctgtgcagaagctctttagtttaattagatctcatttgtcaatttttgcttttgttgcaattgcttttttttttttttaattttgtattttttttttttggttgcaattgcttttggcaatttcaccatgaaatctttgcccatggctatgtcctgaatggtattgcctagattttcttctagggtttttatagttttgggttttacatttaagtctttaatacatcttgagttaattcttGTATGACGTGTAGGGAAAGAGTCCAGTGTCAATTGTCTGCATATGGGTAGccaattctcccagcaccatttattaaatagggaatccttctctcattgcttttttttgggtcaggtttgtcaaagatcagatggttgtagttatgtggtcttatttctgatttctctattctgttccattgttctatgtgtctgttcttataccagtgccatgctgttttggttattgtacccttgtagtatagtttgaagtctggtaacatgatgcctccagctttgttctttttgcataggatttctttggctatttggactcttctttggttccatatgaattttaaaatagttttttttctaattttatgaagAACATCAAtagtagtttaatgggaatagcattgaatctataaattactctgggcaatatggccattttcacaatattgattctttccatccatgagcatggaatgtttgtccattttttgtgtcctgtctgatttccttgagcagtggtttgtgctAGGAATCCAGGCTTGAACCACTGAGCCTGTCCTCCTTCTTACGCTTTTGCACTTTAATAGCTTAGCTCCCCAAagcccagttctttttttttttttttttttttttttttgagatggagtcttgctctgttgcccaagctggagtgcagtggccggatctcagctcactgcaagctccgcctcctgggtttatgccattctcctgcctcagcctccccagtagctgggactacaggcgcccgccaccttgcccggctagttttttgtactttttagtagagacggggtttcaccgtgttagccaggatggtctcgatctcctgaccttgtgatccgcctgccttggcctcccaaagtgctgggattacaggcttgagccaccgcgcccggccagcccagTTCTTTTAACTTGTGCTGCTCTTGGTGGATTcaatgggggtggtggtggtggtattagATAATTCCAGAGAAGAGACTTTACAGTGATACAGCCTGGGCTTCCTTATTTCATTTGCTTCTTCCTAAATGACATTATTTCTCTATCTTCCTCCCCCCACCTCCAACCAGAGAAAATATCTACACTTCTGTCCTAGATGTATTTTCTGTGAACCTTTCTTCCTCTTAGTTTTAGTCACACTCCTATATACACTAAGTCACACTCCTATATACACTAAATACACTAAGGGGATTTAGTGTAtataggagaaagagaaaacagtaaaCTCTGTGTCTGGCTAGGTCAGTTGCACCTGTTTTTATACTTCCCACTTCTTTTATGCTTTTATACTTCTCTAGCTGGACTCTGGAACGACCATGATGTTATCTCAAACACCTCTGTGGTATTTTGTGGCTGTTAGTGATTTGGCAAGAGAGCAGGCAATGACTGATCCAGATCTTTGTAGCGGGAAGAACAACGCAACTCAAAAGCCTCAAAAGCTCTAACTCAACATATTTTCTCACTTTTGATGCTCAGCAATCTGTACAGGCATCTATTTCCTTTTCTCACCAGGATACAATTGCCTTCTTTCCTCAGAGGATGCTTAGTCTTGACTTTATTCATATCTGTACACCCCTGTTTACTTCTCTGACTTTTCAAGGAGTTGGCTGAAGTAGGAAGCAAACAGGCTCCCGAAATACGCTATCTTGTTCCTGAAAGACTGTCTGGTTCTGGGACACCCAGTTTCATGATTCATAACAGGAAAATCTCAGAACGTCTGTGTATGTGGACTAATTGGATTAGTCTCATCTCTATTATTTTAGGGTCTTGCAGCTGTCTGGGGCTCAAGAATGATCTGTAATTTTAGGATCTTCATTGAAGTTGAAATACACTAGAATCAACTGGGTTATTAGCACTTTACCTGCTCAGAGTAAACCCTGTTTGGTCGAGGCTATGATCTTGTAGTTACcaaaatttttgtagaaaaacTTCTTAATTTAGGATATTGATCTTCCTAGTCTTAAGATGGAGCAGAGATCAGGCTTGTGTGTCTAGTTATGGTCTCGCTGGTTTACAATGTTGGCCCTAGCTACCGCTGTTCCAGGCTGTGATTCACAGGTGAGAGATTGGCTTTGTCTATAAGATGGACATGGTAGGTGTGCAGAGGGCAATAACAGGTGGCAGGATAGGTTTTCCTACTTCAGTGCAGGTTCAGTTTGGATGAAAAAATTCAGAGGTGAAGTGGGCAACCTGTAAATCTTACAGCTAGGCTGATCATGGCCATGCCAAACCCTGTAGCATTATATGCAGAAGATTTGGGAACCTGTGTTTGGATAATCATTTTTTGGTAGCTGAAACACAGTCACTGGACTGAAGTTGAGGATTCTCTTCCAGAAGGACTGACAATAATCAAGTCAAATAGCAATGACAGAGGTCCATATAATTACTCCTAAACAGGGACCAGGTTGGGAGGTAATTAAACTAATTGAGGGACTTGAATCAGGAAACATGACAAAGAAAAATTTGTTATGAGTACAGGGACATTTCACATAAGTGTGCAGTTCACTGCTAGGTTTGATTTCAAGATCAAAAGGGAGTATAGGTTTGGTACTTTGGTCCCACTAACCAGTTCAATTTGACAGGGGAGGTCATGCAAACCTGTACAGATTGGGCTTGTCAAACCTGAAACAGTTTAGGATAAAGTAAGCTAAGTGTGCATATGTGAGGGATGGCTCAGGAGTGAGGGGAAATCAATGGATGGGACCAGTTGACATTTCAGCTCTGCAAATCTAGATAAGACAAGTGGAGAGAAATTAAGAGAGCCAGGGCTGACACAAAGACTCTTTCATTCTAGTGGTCATACAGTTAATTTCCAGGAAAGACAAAACTAGGGTCAGGAAAATAGCAAACAGGTGGAAGCTTAAAGTATTATGGAAATATTACAAAGATTTCAAAATTGGTCTGAATTTTCTTGTGTCTGTATTTCAGATGGTGCAGCAGACAACTTCCTGAGTTCACGTCCTCTCATCTCCTGTttaagcaaaggaaagaaaaacccaaatcAGTGTTACAGGTTTTGGAAGATCTCCCTGGATTAATGTAGGTCATTTTTTTATCCTAGGGAAAGCACAGAGGATGCCTTCTATCTCAATGTTTCCCTTATTTTATTGATTAATCTTTCACTTTTTCATTCACTTAACACTTAATCATCgcttagtatgtgccaggcactgcaaaGATCCActaggaatataaaataaacaaaacaacatttcTGCTTTCTAGTTACTCCCAAGGCCACTCTCCAGCCAGTTCTCCTGGGAATTAGCCAAACCACAGCCCTGTTAGGCACCATTGACCTTCTATTTCCAATGATGGGGAAATAGTCAAGCATGGGCTGGGAGCTTAGTTGTATAAAGCAGCAAGTTGCTATGGAGAGTTCAAACGTATGAGAGTGCAAGAATTTGGTTTGGGTGACCTTGTCCATGTAAGATGGTCAAGACCATTGTGACCATCAGCTCTGGTTACAAACCTTGCTATGCCATTTAATAATGTGACCTCGAGATGCTTGGTTACTTGTACCGtacttggtttcttcatctgtcaaataaaaataatgacatacGTCTaccttgatataattttaaattatatcaataTATGTTAATTGCTTAgtgcagtgcctgacacacagtaattGTCCAATAGATGGTGGctattattttctctctggaCATTTGATTTCCTAACTGCAAAACGAGCAAATGATCCTGACAGCCCACccaaatgtggtttttttttttttttttttttttttttttttttttttttttttttttttaagatggagttctgctctttttgcccaggctggagcacaatggatggtgcaatctcggctcaccacaacctccgcctcccgggttcaagcgattctcctgcctcagcctcccgagtagctgggattacagacatgcaccaccatgcctggctaattttgtatttttagtagagatgggatttctccatgttggtcaggctggtctcgatctcccaacctcaggtgatccgcctacctcggcctcccaaagtgctgggattacaggcatgagccaccatgcccggccttttaaaactttttattagagcaatcctccctcttcccactccaAGCAAGGTTAGCCCCTGATCAATTTTCCCTATCTTAGGATGTCAAAACCTCTTCTTTTACTCACCCCAAGGACCAAGGACAGGATTAGATTCCTTCCGGTGGTTTGTATTTTGTAACACAGGTTACATCACATTCTAATTTAAGCTTGAAGTTGTTAAGGTTGCCATCACAGCCAGAGAAGACAAAAGATTCACATCTTTTGGAGGTTCTGTTGTAGAAATATCTAAAGTGAACTTCATAGCAGCTTCCAACATTCATGTCCAATTTGCAGGGATCTGCATGAGAGGTTCCCATTGAGTTAGCGGGAATTGGTTAGGACCCAGCAGGAGAACTTGTCTTTATGGGCCCTTAAAAATTCCTACCTTTAGCCTGGAACTATTCTCATATTCAAGGACTCTGAAAGACATCTGGTTTTCTTTTGGAATTAGTTACTTGGAAAAGTTGCCCTTGCACAATGCAAATTGGTTACAAT from Macaca thibetana thibetana isolate TM-01 chromosome 10, ASM2454274v1, whole genome shotgun sequence harbors:
- the SPINT4 gene encoding kunitz-type protease inhibitor 4, with translation MKSAKLGFLLRFFIFCSLNTLLLGGVNKIAEKICGDLKDPCKLDMNVGSCYEVHFRYFYNRTSKRCESFVFSGCDGNLNNFKLKLECDVTCVTKYKPPEGI